CAGATTTGTCAGTATCTGACGCAAGCGAACCGGATCGCCCAGAACTCGAGAAGGTACCCGCTTATCGATGCGGCAGATTAATTCCAGTCCTTTCTCACAGGATCTCAACGAAAGTGTTTTCACCGCTTCGTCGAGCATATCTCGTAGATTAAACGGCACGGGTTCCAGCTCAAAACGTCCCGCCTCCAGTCGAGAAAAATCCAGTATGTCATTCACCAGCAAGAGAAGGGAATCTGCTGAATCTTTGGCTGTCTGTAAATAATCCCGTTTGAGTGGCGTCAGGTTTTCCTGCAACGTCAATTCGAGCATACCCAGTATCGCATTCATCGGCGTTCGAAGTTCATGGCTGACATTGGCCAGGAATTCGCCTTGAGCACGGGTAGCCTGTTCGGCTTCATCCTTGGCTTTGCTGAGTTCCTCTTCACGGCGACGCCTGGCGGTGATATCTCTTTCGATGCTTGATGAACCCACAACCAGATGATCTATCCCACGTATAGGGGAAACAGTAATGGCGACATCGATAATAGTACCGTCTTTTCGCATTCGTTTCGTCTGAAACTGATCCAACCTGCGCCCTGTTTTCATCGCTTCCAGAATTTCAGATTCTTCCCGGCCCATTCCCGGAGGTAGCAGAATTGAAACGGTTTCACCAATTACTTCCTCTTCCAACCATCCGTATATTACCTCTGCTCCGTTATTCCAGGAAGTGATCGTGCCATTGGGAGCTTTACCGATGATCGCATCCCCCGAAGAATCCACAATAGCAGCCAACCTGGTTCGTTCTTCCTGCCATTGAACACGTTCGATCACATGTCTGATCAGGTTGCTGACTCCGCGCGACAGCGCCAGCAGATTCGGATCGGGAGAAGCAAGCTTGGTATTAAAGAACTCGACCACAGCAATCACATCGCCATCGAGCTTAACAGGAAATGCAAAAGCAGATCGAACTCCCAGTGCTGTAAAGTCTCGCTTCTGATTTATGATCTCTTCATTTTCAAAGTCCGTAATCCAGACAGGTTCGCCACGATTCCAAACGTACCCGGGCAGATCTTCGCCGCGTTCAAATGTCTGTTTCTCTGATTCGGCGCGTAATTCCAGAAAATGATCTCGACTTGCCAGATACCAGATACGAGATGAAACCAGTCGATTCCCTCCCTGGTCTCGCAGGTAAGCATGACCAACGGGCCAACCTGAAATTTCGCCCAGATTGGCGACACAAATTCGCAAAGCATCTTCCAGGGCATCGCTTGTCGAGGACGAAAAACTCGCCTGTTGCAATAAAGCCGCCTCAAGTTTCTCGCGTGCAATGAGCTGCTCAGCTTCTTTTCTGTCAGATACATCTCTTATAAAAGCATTGAAGATAATCTGATCATGCCAATCGATCTGTGTGACAACCAGTTCAATCGGAAACTCGTGTCCGTTTCTGCGAAGAGCCGTCAACTCCAGTTTGTTGTTGATTACCCTTCCTTTTCCCGTAGTTTTATATAACCGCAGGCCATCCAGATGCTGCTCTAGATACTGAGAAGGCATGATCAATTCCGAAACCGCATTTCCGGTCGCTTCCTCTTGGGACCAGCCAAATATTTCTTCGGCCCGCCGATTCCAGTCAACAACATAACCGTCCATGTTCATGGTAATAATCGCATCCATTGCGGAATCGACAATTGTCTGCAACCGGTCATCGGAAGCCCATAAAGCATTATTCGGGGATTCTGGCTTTGGAGAGAGTTCCATTCGTTTTTGT
The sequence above is a segment of the Gimesia algae genome. Coding sequences within it:
- a CDS encoding PAS domain S-box protein, with the protein product MELSPKPESPNNALWASDDRLQTIVDSAMDAIITMNMDGYVVDWNRRAEEIFGWSQEEATGNAVSELIMPSQYLEQHLDGLRLYKTTGKGRVINNKLELTALRRNGHEFPIELVVTQIDWHDQIIFNAFIRDVSDRKEAEQLIAREKLEAALLQQASFSSSTSDALEDALRICVANLGEISGWPVGHAYLRDQGGNRLVSSRIWYLASRDHFLELRAESEKQTFERGEDLPGYVWNRGEPVWITDFENEEIINQKRDFTALGVRSAFAFPVKLDGDVIAVVEFFNTKLASPDPNLLALSRGVSNLIRHVIERVQWQEERTRLAAIVDSSGDAIIGKAPNGTITSWNNGAEVIYGWLEEEVIGETVSILLPPGMGREESEILEAMKTGRRLDQFQTKRMRKDGTIIDVAITVSPIRGIDHLVVGSSSIERDITARRRREEELSKAKDEAEQATRAQGEFLANVSHELRTPMNAILGMLELTLQENLTPLKRDYLQTAKDSADSLLLLVNDILDFSRLEAGRFELEPVPFNLRDMLDEAVKTLSLRSCEKGLELICRIDKRVPSRVLGDPVRLRQILTNLAGNAIKFTEQGEVVVDVKLIELTDETTGDPPNQTEANSPPQLQPGEMTQLEFSVSDTGIGIAAEDQQRIFAPFAQADASTTRHYSGTGLGLAICHELIGLMEGEMYLKSEPGKGSCFSFQVNLTVAEPEESDSENEKSSVSELRDLPVLVVDDNQTNRVILEEMLSNWSMSPTPVDSAEEALDRLSAVNDENKAYPLVIVDALMPETDGFMLLERARKQGLLDSATILMLSSADHQIFSERCQGLDISAFLEKPVSQSDLLDAIMTALKGPQLERSSVSQIRESKQILRVLVAEDTPANQKVITAILKKRGHQCVIADNGREAVDYLRNESFDVVLMDVQMPTMDGLQATAMIRENEYDSGEHTPIIAMTAYAMRGDRDKCIAAGMDSYISKPIDAKKLILVLERLAMRYQKKSLRGSSFAGSKLSYEEAENESLQNASPSNQPKADARPVIDMRAALKRVGDDMAILNDMVNFFFEDAPGLLKEINDQAVAGDVEEL